GGAGAGGTTCGTTGACCTCCGAAAGCGAGCCGAGCGGACGCCCAACACTGCGATCGGGCTCGCGCTCGGATTCCGTGGCGTAGTGGGCGGGGTGGATCCGACATCGGGCATCCCACGTCCGGCGGGCGTGATCGACGCTCTTCCAGAGGACCGGCGTCCACTCGTCACTCTTCCCGCCCAGGTCGGGCCGCCCTACCGAACGCACGAAGATGAAATCACCGGTCAGCGCCACGTCATCTCCGACGAGATACGAAACGCTGCCCTCCGTGTGCCCGGGGGTGTGCGCCACCCGCACCTTCTGCCCGCCAACCGGAATCGACCCACCATCCGCGAGCGGCGCGAACTCGATCTTCCCAGGCGAGCCGTCGTACGGGAGGATCGCGTCGGCCGGATGGAGGTAATAGGGAATCTGGAGCGATCGCGAGAGAGCCGGGCCGCCGCTCAAGTAGTCGGCGTGCACGTGCGTGTCGGCCACCGCCACCACCTTGAGCTCGAGCTCCCGTGCGGCCTCGAGGTAGGGCTGCGGCTTCCGGGGCGGATCGACGATGATCGCTTCGCCGCCCACGGCGAGCAGGTACCCCAGCGCGCCCTTCGCGATCCGGTCGAATTGGATGAACTGGTCGAACCCGGCGGGAGGCTTTAGGCGTCGCGGAACCACCGCGTCGGCCCACGCGGCCATCCCTCCGCGCATCGACATCGCCTCGAACCCGATCTCGTTCAGGTGAATGGCGACCTGCCTGCTGCTGTTTCCGCGTCCGCAGACGACCGCGACGGGGCCATCGGGCGCCAACGTCGACGCGATCGCCTCGCCCTTCGAGAGAATCTCGGAGCCGCGGATGTTTATGAAGCGCTCGGCGGGGAGGATGTCGATACGCCCGCCCGCCAAGGCCTCCGGGGCGCGCACGTCGAGCACCCGGATCGGGGCGCCCGACTCGATGGTTCGAACCAGCTCTTCGGGAGTAATTTCGCGGACGTCGGCAGCACCAGCCATGGTGGCAGTCTGACGCGGGGGCGAAAGGCAGTCAACCTTGTTTGACCCAGCGGACGCGCCGGGGCAAGATACCGGGATGCCCTCCCAATCGCCTCGCCTCGTCGACGTGCTCCCGGGCCTCGCCCTGGCGGTCCTTGTCGGGCTCTCCGCGCGCGTGGTCCACAATTACCTCCCCACCCAGCTGGCGAGCGCGCTCGGCGAGGTGATCTTCGCGGTCCTGATCGGACTGATCGTGGGGAACATTGGGCCGCTCCCGCTCACCCTGGCCCCTGGAATCCGGTTCTCGTTCCAGACGGTGCTCCGAGCGGCGATCGTGCTCCTCGGGGCGGCCTTCTCGTTCCAGCAGGTGCTCGCGATCGGGGGGAAGGCGGTCGGAATGATCGTCATTCTCATGTCGCTCGCGCTGACGGCGGCGCACCTCCTCAGCCGGCTGGCCGGCGTGCCGGGCCGGCTTGCCACGCTGATCGGGGTCGGGACCGCGGTCTGTGGGAACTCCGCCATCGTGGCCACCGCGCCGGTGATCCGGGCAAGGGACGAGGAGGTCTCCTTCGCGGTCGCGACGAACACGCTGTTCGGAACGCTCGCCGTGCTTCTTTACCCGGTGATCGGGCGGCTCCTCCACTTCGGCGACGCTCAATTCGGGACGTGGGTCGGCACCGCGGTCAACGACACGTCCCAGGTGGTCGCGGCCGGCTTCGCCTACAGCGACGCGGCGGGCCGTCTCGCGACCGCGGTCAAGCTGACGCGGAACGCGCTCATGGGCCTCGTCATCGTCGGCGTGGGCCTCGCGTACGCGCGCGCCGGGGCCGCGACGAAGGCGCCCGGCGACGGCTGGGCCCGGTTCCAGCAGTCGTTCCCTTTGTTCGTGATCGGGTTTCTCGCGATGGCGCTCGTCAATTCGCTGGGCGGGCTCCGGTGGCTTTCGGGCGTCATCGGGCACGACGTGGGCTCGATCCTCCGGGAAACGTCGCGCGCGATGATCCTCGTGGCGCTCGCAGG
The window above is part of the Candidatus Eisenbacteria bacterium genome. Proteins encoded here:
- a CDS encoding MBL fold metallo-hydrolase, coding for MAGAADVREITPEELVRTIESGAPIRVLDVRAPEALAGGRIDILPAERFINIRGSEILSKGEAIASTLAPDGPVAVVCGRGNSSRQVAIHLNEIGFEAMSMRGGMAAWADAVVPRRLKPPAGFDQFIQFDRIAKGALGYLLAVGGEAIIVDPPRKPQPYLEAARELELKVVAVADTHVHADYLSGGPALSRSLQIPYYLHPADAILPYDGSPGKIEFAPLADGGSIPVGGQKVRVAHTPGHTEGSVSYLVGDDVALTGDFIFVRSVGRPDLGGKSDEWTPVLWKSVDHARRTWDARCRIHPAHYATESEREPDRSVGRPLGSLSEVNEPLRLKTEGEFVAWVKARVGTSPAAYRKIKSVNLGLVQIWEMEAQELEGGRNECALG
- a CDS encoding putative sulfate exporter family transporter, encoding MPSQSPRLVDVLPGLALAVLVGLSARVVHNYLPTQLASALGEVIFAVLIGLIVGNIGPLPLTLAPGIRFSFQTVLRAAIVLLGAAFSFQQVLAIGGKAVGMIVILMSLALTAAHLLSRLAGVPGRLATLIGVGTAVCGNSAIVATAPVIRARDEEVSFAVATNTLFGTLAVLLYPVIGRLLHFGDAQFGTWVGTAVNDTSQVVAAGFAYSDAAGRLATAVKLTRNALMGLVIVGVGLAYARAGAATKAPGDGWARFQQSFPLFVIGFLAMALVNSLGGLRWLSGVIGHDVGSILRETSRAMILVALAGVGLSTRLQAMRRTGWKPFAIGFAVAALTSGASLLLIHFLGPASG